Proteins encoded in a region of the Gemmatimonadaceae bacterium genome:
- a CDS encoding M28 family peptidase, which produces MKNVLIAVSLTAFVLASAGDARAQGKLNRFGNPPTMAPAPTSAAISVKDLQVRLYQFADDSMQGRQIGRLGNKKGTDYIAAELKRLGVLPAGDNGTYFQVMPYHLRQFTSHSRLTVDGNPLAWEKDWVPVPGLRAPRAISGATVIFGGVAGDTTRQITAAQANGKFVVLLPAPPSTAPVGQFGGRGGFAPPPTRLNGAVAVATINLDELTAAQRAAINQPTVASLAMTRGVGGRPGGPGAQAQQPDSLTLMKQLIEQLQPQANFRLTKAAAARLFGRANIDGIPLGTTGGSVTASLDFIELPTDFARNVVGIIPGSDPALKNQYVAIGAHNDHVGFSNTPVDKDSVKAFNDIRNRLLLANNMVALDPQKMAAIRVNMDSIRKAHPKPRLDSIRNGADDDGSGSMGVLEIAEYIASMKVKPRRSTLFVWHTGEEAGLLGSGFFTANPTVPIDSVVAQINIDMIGRGRAEDLPGGGGDYVGVIGSSFDSRDLGDQVLAVNKKQPKPLTLDFKFDTTISWSGYNNLYARSDHINYARAGVPIAFFFTGLHGDYHQLSDEAEFIDYPHYAKITNYLKDLTVEVGNGPRPRINGTKPSRAPKTALP; this is translated from the coding sequence ATGAAGAACGTTCTCATCGCCGTCTCCCTCACGGCGTTCGTCCTTGCCTCGGCGGGCGATGCGCGCGCCCAGGGCAAGCTCAACCGGTTCGGCAATCCGCCCACGATGGCGCCGGCGCCCACGTCGGCCGCCATCTCGGTGAAGGACCTGCAGGTGCGCCTGTATCAGTTCGCCGACGACTCCATGCAGGGGCGGCAGATCGGCCGCCTCGGCAACAAGAAGGGAACCGATTACATCGCCGCCGAACTCAAACGGCTCGGTGTGCTCCCCGCCGGCGACAACGGCACCTACTTCCAGGTGATGCCGTATCACCTGCGCCAGTTCACCAGTCACTCGCGCCTCACGGTGGATGGCAATCCGCTCGCGTGGGAGAAGGACTGGGTGCCGGTGCCCGGACTGCGCGCCCCGCGCGCGATCAGCGGCGCCACGGTGATCTTCGGCGGCGTCGCGGGCGACACCACGCGGCAGATCACGGCCGCGCAGGCGAACGGCAAGTTCGTGGTGCTCCTCCCTGCCCCGCCGTCCACGGCGCCGGTTGGCCAGTTCGGTGGACGCGGTGGCTTTGCCCCGCCGCCCACGCGCCTCAATGGCGCTGTGGCCGTGGCGACCATCAATCTCGACGAACTCACAGCGGCGCAGCGCGCGGCCATCAACCAGCCGACGGTTGCTTCGCTCGCGATGACGCGCGGCGTCGGCGGCCGCCCGGGGGGCCCGGGCGCGCAGGCACAGCAGCCCGACTCGCTGACGCTGATGAAGCAGCTCATCGAGCAACTGCAGCCGCAGGCGAACTTCCGTCTCACCAAGGCGGCCGCCGCGCGCCTCTTCGGTCGCGCCAACATCGACGGCATCCCGCTCGGCACCACCGGCGGATCGGTGACGGCGTCACTCGACTTCATCGAACTCCCCACCGACTTCGCGCGCAACGTCGTCGGCATCATCCCTGGGAGCGATCCGGCGCTGAAGAACCAGTATGTGGCCATTGGCGCCCATAACGATCACGTGGGCTTCAGCAACACGCCGGTGGACAAGGACTCGGTGAAGGCGTTCAACGACATCCGCAACCGCCTGCTGCTCGCCAACAACATGGTGGCGCTCGACCCGCAGAAGATGGCGGCGATTCGCGTCAACATGGACAGCATCCGCAAGGCGCATCCCAAGCCGCGGCTCGACAGCATCCGCAATGGCGCCGACGACGACGGCTCCGGCTCGATGGGCGTGCTCGAGATCGCCGAGTACATCGCGAGCATGAAGGTGAAGCCCAGGCGCTCCACGCTCTTCGTCTGGCACACGGGCGAGGAAGCGGGGCTGCTCGGCTCCGGTTTCTTCACGGCCAATCCCACGGTGCCCATCGACAGCGTGGTAGCGCAGATCAACATCGACATGATCGGGCGCGGGCGGGCCGAGGATCTGCCGGGTGGCGGCGGCGACTATGTGGGGGTGATCGGGAGTTCGTTCGACTCCCGGGATCTCGGCGACCAGGTGCTCGCCGTGAACAAGAAGCAGCCCAAGCCGCTGACGCTCGACTTCAAGTTCGACACCACGATTTCGTGGAGCGGCTACAACAACCTCTACGCGCGCAGCGACCACATCAACTACGCGCGCGCCGGCGTTCCCATCGCCTTCTTCTTCACCGGCCTGCACGGCGACTATCACCAGCTGTCGGACGAAGCCGAGTTCATCGACTATCCGCACTACGCCAAGATCACCAACTACCTGAAGGACCTGACGGTCG
- a CDS encoding DUF4149 domain-containing protein — translation MPSLYYVSVTIHVLAALVWLGGMFFLALVGAPVLRAVENPELRQRLFDQLGYRFRSVGWMALGVLLVTGVFNLWSRGALNVAMWRDPGFSNSSWATALKIKLAAVLVMLVVEGYHDWVLGPRAGQVTAGSPESLMLRRRASLYARVSAIAGIVIILAAVRLARP, via the coding sequence ATGCCGTCGCTCTACTACGTCAGCGTCACCATTCACGTCCTCGCGGCGCTGGTCTGGCTGGGCGGGATGTTCTTTCTTGCGCTCGTGGGCGCGCCGGTGCTGCGCGCCGTCGAGAACCCCGAGTTGCGCCAGCGGCTCTTCGACCAGCTGGGGTACCGCTTTCGCTCGGTCGGCTGGATGGCGCTCGGCGTGCTGCTCGTCACGGGGGTGTTCAACCTCTGGTCTCGCGGCGCGCTGAACGTCGCGATGTGGCGCGATCCGGGGTTCAGCAACTCCAGCTGGGCGACGGCGCTGAAGATCAAGCTGGCCGCGGTGCTGGTGATGCTGGTCGTCGAGGGTTATCACGACTGGGTGCTCGGCCCACGCGCGGGACAAGTGACGGCCGGATCGCCCGAGTCGCTCATGCTGCGCCGGCGCGCGTCGCTCTACGCGCGCGTAAGCGCGATCGCCGGCATCGTCATCATCCTCGCGGCGGTGCGACTGGCGAGGCCCTGA
- a CDS encoding beta-L-arabinofuranosidase domain-containing protein: protein MDSARRDFLKRSATTAAALTLGADVASAAPVKRAVGETVTGDAFATERRLMRARPVPLAKVRLTGGPLKHAQEITLAYLLSLDADRMLAPYRARAGLEKKAEPLTGWDGGGRNLTGHIAGHYLSAVSLMYEATGDARMKERADYIVRELDVVQRKNGDGYLGALEGLREAFAQVSKGEIRSGSFDLNGLWSPWYTLHKTYAGLRDAYRHTGNKLALQLEVKYAAWAEGVLAPMSDAQVQKMLLTEHGGMNEVLADLYADTGDARWLALSRRFEHHAFTLPLKRHQDNLSGKHGNCQIPKLIGSAARYGYTGDADDIVAASFFWDRVVRHHSYASGGHGLEEYFGPPDQLALRVDGRAAETCNVYNMIKLTRQLFAWRPDAAYADFQERALFNHILASIDPEDGRTSYMVPVGRGVQQEYQDMQRDFTCCVGTGMESHALHGYGVWFESDDTIWANLFVPSTAQFTLGKATLAMDTSFPDGDSATIRVTVPKATTFTLAVRLPYWAGDGFAIAVNGSALAQPAQASLSDPVAGGRAGGVHNESDAPASTYVYITRMWATGDTVSVSIPKSLTLEPTPDNPNVTAIMWGPLALAADLGPRDTKRREDDPSGPVPLLVFDTRAPSEFLEPAGRAGDFKMRWATQLLEPRRPGPALTFRPFYRTHRRTYSVYVDLVTPQGYETLWAARENERRNAERRDFVTVGRVVVGDAESEKAANYTSEPKDRPVGRGRKPNRGGSGWFSYDVKVDGTVPVSLAVTYFNEHGLPAPQGKFAIIVEGAEVARYAPNVVKSGFYEAEYAVPTVLTLGKKSVTVRFEADSGSRIVPVYGVRLVRR, encoded by the coding sequence ATGGACTCGGCACGTCGCGATTTCCTCAAGCGTTCCGCCACGACGGCCGCCGCCCTGACGCTCGGCGCCGACGTGGCGTCCGCAGCGCCGGTGAAACGAGCGGTCGGTGAAACTGTCACGGGGGACGCCTTCGCCACCGAGCGGCGCCTGATGCGGGCGCGGCCGGTGCCGCTGGCCAAGGTACGCCTCACCGGCGGTCCGCTGAAGCACGCGCAGGAGATCACGCTCGCCTACCTGCTCTCGCTCGATGCCGATCGCATGCTGGCGCCCTATCGCGCACGCGCCGGCTTGGAGAAGAAAGCCGAGCCGCTCACCGGATGGGACGGCGGCGGTCGCAACCTGACGGGGCACATCGCGGGGCATTACCTGTCGGCGGTCTCGCTGATGTACGAGGCCACGGGCGATGCGCGCATGAAGGAGCGCGCCGATTACATCGTCCGCGAGCTCGACGTCGTGCAGCGCAAGAACGGCGACGGTTACCTGGGGGCGCTCGAGGGACTGCGCGAGGCGTTTGCGCAGGTGTCCAAGGGAGAGATCCGCTCGGGTTCATTCGACTTGAACGGGCTCTGGTCGCCCTGGTACACGCTGCACAAGACGTACGCCGGATTGCGCGATGCGTATCGCCACACGGGGAACAAGCTGGCGCTGCAACTCGAGGTGAAGTACGCCGCGTGGGCCGAGGGCGTGCTCGCGCCGATGAGCGACGCGCAGGTGCAGAAGATGCTGCTCACCGAGCACGGCGGGATGAACGAGGTGCTCGCCGACCTCTATGCCGACACGGGCGACGCGCGCTGGCTGGCGTTGTCGCGGCGGTTCGAGCACCACGCCTTCACGCTCCCGCTCAAGCGGCACCAGGACAACCTCAGCGGCAAGCACGGCAACTGCCAGATCCCCAAGCTCATCGGCTCGGCGGCGCGGTACGGCTACACCGGTGACGCCGACGACATCGTGGCGGCGTCATTCTTCTGGGATCGCGTGGTGCGGCATCACAGCTACGCAAGCGGCGGGCACGGACTGGAGGAATACTTTGGGCCGCCGGACCAACTCGCCTTGCGCGTGGACGGGCGCGCCGCCGAGACATGCAATGTGTACAACATGATCAAGCTGACGCGACAGCTGTTTGCCTGGCGCCCCGATGCCGCGTACGCTGACTTCCAGGAGCGCGCGCTCTTCAATCACATTCTCGCCTCCATCGACCCCGAGGATGGGCGCACGTCGTACATGGTGCCGGTGGGGCGCGGCGTGCAGCAGGAGTATCAGGACATGCAGCGCGACTTCACCTGCTGCGTGGGAACGGGGATGGAGAGCCACGCCCTGCACGGCTACGGCGTCTGGTTCGAGTCTGACGACACCATCTGGGCAAACCTCTTCGTGCCGAGCACGGCGCAGTTCACGCTCGGCAAGGCGACGCTGGCGATGGATACCAGTTTTCCCGATGGCGACAGCGCGACGATTCGGGTGACCGTGCCGAAGGCGACGACGTTCACGCTGGCGGTGCGACTCCCGTATTGGGCGGGCGATGGCTTTGCGATTGCGGTGAACGGCAGCGCGCTCGCGCAGCCGGCGCAGGCGTCGCTGAGTGATCCCGTGGCGGGCGGACGCGCCGGCGGCGTGCACAACGAGAGTGACGCGCCGGCGAGCACCTACGTGTACATCACGCGCATGTGGGCAACCGGCGACACCGTGTCGGTGTCGATTCCCAAGTCGCTGACGCTCGAGCCGACGCCGGACAATCCGAACGTCACGGCCATCATGTGGGGGCCGCTGGCGCTGGCCGCCGATCTCGGGCCGCGCGACACCAAGCGCCGCGAGGACGATCCATCGGGACCGGTGCCACTGCTCGTCTTCGATACACGCGCGCCGAGCGAGTTCCTCGAACCCGCCGGACGGGCCGGCGACTTCAAGATGCGCTGGGCAACGCAGCTGCTCGAGCCGCGTCGACCGGGGCCGGCGCTGACCTTCCGGCCGTTCTATCGCACGCATCGGCGGACGTACAGCGTGTACGTGGACCTGGTGACTCCACAGGGCTACGAGACGCTGTGGGCCGCGCGCGAGAACGAGCGCCGGAACGCGGAACGCCGGGACTTCGTGACGGTGGGGCGCGTGGTGGTCGGCGACGCCGAGTCGGAGAAGGCGGCCAACTACACGAGCGAGCCCAAGGACCGGCCGGTCGGGCGCGGACGCAAACCGAACCGCGGTGGCAGCGGGTGGTTCTCGTACGACGTGAAGGTGGACGGCACGGTGCCGGTGTCGCTGGCGGTGACGTACTTCAACGAGCACGGCTTGCCGGCGCCGCAGGGGAAGTTCGCGATCATCGTGGAGGGGGCTGAAGTTGCTCGCTACGCGCCGAACGTGGTGAAGTCGGGGTTCTACGAAGCCGAGTATGCGGTGCCTACGGTACTGACGCTCGGCAAGAAGAGCGTGACCGTGCGGTTCGAGGCCGACTCAGGATCGCGGATTGTTCCGGTGTATGGGGTGCGACTTGTGCGGAGGTAG
- a CDS encoding rhomboid family intramembrane serine protease, whose translation MPPRSSLVTRKATSLAGTVKAQAVTLGTPLSISWATLGANTILGGALNHFGIVPRTEQGLWGILFAPFLHGSVAHLAANSVSLLILGWLTLALAGRRTFWIVSASAALGAGITAWTLGAPGTVHIGASGVIFGYLGYLMLSGWWARRVMPVLVSLGVTAMWGGAVLGVLPGQVGISWQSHLGGFIGGVLAARALHKRQR comes from the coding sequence ATGCCGCCTCGCTCTTCTCTCGTCACCCGCAAGGCAACCTCGCTCGCCGGCACCGTCAAGGCGCAGGCCGTCACGCTGGGCACCCCGCTCAGCATATCCTGGGCCACCCTCGGCGCGAACACCATCCTTGGCGGCGCGCTCAATCACTTCGGCATCGTCCCGCGTACCGAGCAGGGACTGTGGGGCATTCTCTTCGCGCCGTTTCTGCACGGCAGCGTCGCGCATCTCGCCGCCAACAGTGTCTCGCTGCTGATCCTCGGCTGGCTCACGCTCGCGCTCGCCGGGCGCCGGACATTTTGGATCGTCTCCGCGTCGGCCGCACTTGGCGCGGGCATCACCGCCTGGACGCTCGGTGCGCCGGGCACGGTGCACATCGGCGCGAGCGGCGTAATCTTCGGTTATCTCGGCTACCTGATGCTCAGCGGCTGGTGGGCCCGGCGCGTGATGCCCGTCCTCGTCAGCCTCGGCGTCACCGCGATGTGGGGCGGCGCGGTGCTTGGCGTCCTCCCCGGCCAGGTGGGGATCAGCTGGCAGTCACACCTCGGCGGTTTCATCGGCGGTGTGCTCGCCGCGCGGGCACTGCACAAGCGTCAGCGGTAA